TTTCACGTTCTCACAAGAGGGTGATAAATGAAACCGAGGAGGACGGGAGAGACCCCTGCAACGTGTGCCGTCAGGAGACCCGACACCCAAACTGACGGGTGGTCTGCAAGATGGTGGGGCCGGTGCTCTTTGGGAAGTCTGTCACAGAACCCTAGGGCAGACTGAGGAATGTTCTAGATTAAAGGAGATGAATGAGGCAGAACAGCTGAACACAACACATGACAGGTTTCCTGTTGGCACAAAGGGTGTCTGGGGCCATGCATGAGAGCCGAGCTGGGGTGGACACAGTCACACCATGGCCTGAGAAGCCCCTGGCCTGGCGTCTGTGCCCAGGCTACACGGGAGCATCCTGGTTGAGGAAACACACTAAAGCCTCTAACAATAGAGGACGCCCCGCTTGCCACTCACCCTAACCTGGGCCAGAAGCGAGTGCGCATGGGAAGAGGCAGGGTGGGGCATGGGCACACCCGGGGAACCTGAGCACCTCTCTGAACCGCTCTTCTATTAAGTCTGATATCACACCGAGGGAAAACAGAACAGGGTAGTGATCTGGGCTCGTCTTGACTGCTCCACGGCTCCCCCACCGCCCGCCAGCCCGTTACCTGCTGTGGCCCCGGGCATGCTGGCGTAGGGGCTGCCGGCGGCCGGGGCCGCCTGGCTCATGTACATGGCGTGCATGGGGGAGCCCTCAACTGAGCCCGCGGGGCTGAAGGTCCCTGCGAAGCTTGCGGGGCCTGAGGGCTGGTACAGCACGCCCCCTGCCGCGGGCATGGCCTGGAGCTGAGGACAGAGACAGGCTGTCAGAGCAGTTCTCGGTCCCCGGCGTCCCCCGAGGGCGCGGGGCAAGGCTGGGCACGTGCCTGGGCATAGGGCAGGGAGAAGGCGGGCATCTGGGCCCGCATCTGGATGGTCTGCTTCTGCTGCTCCAGGCGCATCTGCCGCTCCTTCTCCTGCTCCTGCAGGCGCTGGATGGCCAGCTGCCGCTGCACCTCCAGGTACTCCTGCTTCTTCTGCCGCATGATTTCCAGCTTCTGGGCCAGCTGGATCTGGCGCTGGCGCTCCGCCTCCTCGGCTGCACGGCGCAGCTTCTCCCGGTGCTCCTCCCGCAGAGCGCTGAGGGCCCCCCGGGCATCCCGGATCTGCGCCAGCTTGTCCTGCAGCCCCTCGTAGTACACTGCGGGGGAGGGCAGAGCGGGGGGGCCCTGGCATTGGCCGGAAGCACGGGCTGCTCAGCGGTGGGCACCTGCTCCGGGAACTGCCTGGGCCTCCCTCGGCCCCGCCGAGTGCTTGTCAGCAGGGCAGCGGGCAGCTGGGCTCCAGGAAGGGCGTAcacgcgcacgcgcgcacactCTCTCCCCTGGGCTGGCTGGCCTGCGCTTAGGGGGTATTTCCTGCCACGGGGGTGGCCTGCTATGGAGCCCGAGGCCCACGCCTCTCCCGGCCTGACAACGCCTGGCCCAGAAGGCACCCCCAGCCCTGAGTGGGTGCAGTGGTCCCTGACCGGAGCCCCGTGGCACCTACGCCTGCGCTCGTCCAGCTGGTTGAGCAGCTCGAGCAGCTGGGGGTGCATGCCATTGATGGACTGGAAGAGCGACAGCACGGCCGAATCGTTGGTGATGCTGCGGCCTCGCACGTGGTTGCTCTTCATGCGGTTGACAAAGGTGGTAACAGCGTTCTGCAGGGCCTTCAGGAACTGTGCGTGGCTCTCCTCCGACTCCCCGTTCTGGTACTGCGGGGGCACAGTGCGGTCTGGTGAGCACCTCCCGCGTCCCCAGGCCCGAGCAGGGACCCTCCGTCCGGATCTACCAGGCACTGAGCTCCGAGCCTGCTGCCCACCTGACCGGGTGCTCCTGGCAGCTCTGAGAGGCACCCTCAGCACACGGCtcacaagtgaggaaacaggaCCATAGCACAGCGTGGCTGAGACGAAGCTGCCCGGCCCTGGTCTCTTATTCCAATGGGCAACAAAATGCAcagccccaggaaggccccagaCTTGTCCCGGTGGTTCTGGGCTGCCCTAGAGTATTCTGATCGTTCAGGGTAGGCTACGAGTGTCCGAGCTCTGGCCCACAGCCAGCCCAGACAGAGCTGATGGAGGGTTCTGAGCCGGAGAAGCCCAGCTCCAGGAGGCCACTGCAGGCACCACTCGGCCCTCCTGACACTCTGTGCTCCCAGACACCCAGATTTCCCCTAACCCAAGGAGGGAGCCGCAGCTTACCTCACTGAAGGAGCCACCGGCGGGAGTTACAGGCTGAGGGTCCATCTCCGGGAGGGGAGTCTGGAAGAGACCGGAGGGTGAGTGGGGTTCCACCTTCGGCCTGTCCCTGTGCCGCCGTCCCAAGGACTGCGGGCAGCAGCCCGAGAGCAGCCCCTCACCTCCACGCTCGCAGGGCCTGAGAGGCCCTCGGTGGGCTGGACAGTGGGCTCTGTCAGGGGCACTGGCGCGGATGGCGTGGGGCTCCTCCGAGcctcctcctgcttcttctcCCAGTAGTTGCGGTTGAGGTACCGGGCGAGCTGCACGGGCAAAAGGGGGTCACTCTCGAGGGccaggaggcagtgaggggaaATTGCCACCTGCAGGGCGTCCTCACCTCGGGGTCGATGTCCTCAGCCAGAGGCGCCGACGAGTTCTGGGGAGACGTGGGGGGTGTGAGGGGCCGTGGGCCAGAGAAGCAGCAACCCTGGCCGTCGCTCAGGAAGCCTGGATGGCGCAGTGCTGACAGTGGACCCCAGAGGCTGGCCAGAGCCAGTCCAGTCCCCAAGGGGCTGTACACAAGGTGCAGGGTGGTGCCGCGCCAGCCCTCCCAAGAACCCTCCAACACccaaggggcaggggcagggccactCTCGGCCCCACCCCTGGAGCCCTGCACAACTTGCAAATAACTTTCTGAACCTTCTGTCCCACCTGCTACCCACCCACTTTCTACAGACGGGACTGGGGCCAGAGAGAGGTTGGGCCAACCCCCAGAAAGCAGGCCTGTGAGGGCTGCAAGGGAGGCTAGAAAAAGGCAGGGCCCTTGTGACCCCAGGCTCCCCACCTTCTCCTACCTTTGCATCGTCCTCTGCCCGACAGGGGCCCcagccagggagcagaggcctgTGAGAGCCAAGCTGCACCATGACCACTGCCGGCGAGACGCTGTGTCCTTGCCCCAGCGCCTGccccccacaccctcccacccaccacgGGAAGGCGTCTAAGGCGAGGCTGGGGCGGCTCACCACGGGTGAAGAGTACAGGCTGCTGGCAGGGGGCGCTGACGAGGCCACGGGCGCGGGCTCCGCCTTAGGGTACGCGGTGTAGGCCGACTTCTGTCTCTGCAGGAGAACCAGGAAGAGGGTGTCGCCAGGTGCTCCTCTCGgccacccccactgccctccacctgcctctgcccccatccccagctcaccatcctctccttctcctcGGCCTCTGACTGCGATAGGGCCAGTGCCAgctgcagctcctcctcctcctgcagggccGTCTCATCCCTCTTGGGGGGCAgctgggaaggcagggcaggtgggcgggGTGCCCGGGGCCCAGGAGCGAGGCGCAGCCTGGGGCCCGGGAGGTACCTGGGACTGCTGGGACAGGGGACTGGTCAGGTACTCCGGGGGCAGCTCCGTTGATGAGGCAGCCTTTCCCTCCGCTTTCCTGGAGGAGACAGGACACCGTGGGTAACCAGGCACCAGACGCCGGGCCCCCAAGTTCTCGAGGACACTGCCTCGGCTTCCCTCCCATGTCCCCACAGAAGGATGACAGAGGTTCCACCGGCCACTCCGGAGAGTAGCTGGACCCTCAAAGCAGCTGTCCACCTCCGGGCTGTAGGGCTCCGGGCGGGTCACCAGCCTGTGCTGCAGCCTCTCTCCTGGAAGCGAGGCTCTGACACCCACCTGGCCAGGCCACGGCCCACGGAAAGGTCTCCCCGTAGAACGGCCCGCGGACACCACCTCTCTGGGGGTCAGGACCCACACCGGGCGCTGGGACAGGCAGACAGCAGGGCCTCCAGACCAACCGCACAGAGCCCGACCCTAATCACGAGGAAACCTCGGACCCACACCCAGAGACACTACGACAGCCTGAACCCGGGCAATGTCCTGTCATGGAAGATGAGGGGGCTGAGGCACAGCCGGGTTAGGCAGCTGAGGTGACCAGTCCTGACAGAACAGAACTGCCAGGGAACACTCCTGGGACTCGGGAAGCCCGAACAGTAGGTGTCGGCACCTACTGACGCCAGACGCCCCAACTCCACGACTGTGAGGAGAACATGCCCCTTGGGAGGCCACGTGGGAGGTCGAGGGGTGGGGGTCCGGGGCCTGCTGCCCACCCTCAACCGGTTCAGGACACAAGGCGCGTGCACAGGGACACAAGCAAGCGGGGCAGGTACATAAGTCAACGGGGCCACCAGGGGACTGGGGGGAGGTGGCGTCCACGTGGGGTCTTCTAACCACTCCCGCCACCtcttctttaagttttatttccaAACCAGAAACTTAGAAAGACAAACTCAAGCACCTGGCCGGCTGGTTTCAGACCCCGGGCGCCCGTCTGGCTCTGCCCCGAGTCTGGCAGGGCCGTGGGAGCAGGGCCCGGGTGGGCCCCCCAGACAGTGGAGACAGAAGGCCGGCCCGGCTCCAGAGCCCATGGGGGACTCACTTGTTGAGCTGCTCATAGCAGGGCTCGCACACCCGCACTTCCTTCTCGATGCCAAACTTGGGGATGGTTGAGTACTTGGAGGAGCACTTGCCACAGAAGATCTGGCCACACGCCCGGCAGTGGTGCTGCAACACAGGGCAGGTCAGGGCGGCCGGTCCGTCCCCCTTCGTGCCCACTCTGCCCAGCACCACCCACTGCAGACACCGTAGGCTGGGCCTCCCAGGCCGGGGTGGGCAGAAGGGCCTGGGaggccagaggccctgggggagTAGGGCACACTTCCAAGCCCCCGACTACAGCCTCCATTTGGGGGAAGTAAGTATatattgaaaagaagaaagtttacaAAAAACGTGAACTGCCCTGACAAACAAGAGTTTTGGTGGGCGGTGGGTGTGGTGAGTCTGCTCAGACGCCCGGGCCCAGCCCTCGCCACGGCCAGCCTGGACTTGGGTGGGAAGAGACGGTGGCCCGAGCGTCCAAGCCGGACAGGCTGAGTCAGCCGAGAAGACTCGGCTAACGGGCTGTTGGTTGAGGGAACGCAGACCCAGAGTGTTTCCGGGGGCGTGTAGCCTGGCCCAAACTTTACCCAAGGGCACCGACCATCAGACACAGGACCCCAAGGTGACTATGCTCACCACACAGCTGGGGGCTCAATGTGCTCCCCCCTACCAGGTCCCCAAGAGGAGAAGGACCATGCGTGGGTGCAGTGGCCTCATGACAGCAATGGGTGGCCTGGGGACCCTCCCCCGGGGCAGGCGCACTCACCTTGCGGGTCACGACCCCAAACTGTACCCGGCAGCGGTGGCATTCCTCAGCATCCACCCAGTCTGGGGCCTGGGGACGGGCAGAGTCAGGGTCACCCAGCCCCGGCCCTCCCTGCCAAGATTCCCACTTCCCACAGGTGGGAGAAGACCCTGGTGTGGGCAGGGGACTGGAGCCAAGTCACTGCAGACAAAGGAAGAACTCGAGAAAGGCGCCCCCTCCAAAGACATTTCCTTTCTAAAGACACGACAGCTAGACTTCCCCCAGCTCTGGAGACGTGTCACTATGTTTTAACTTTGTGAGCCCGCGAGCTGCAGCCCTAGGGCACCGTGAACCGGGTTCCCGTCTCCGCCTGCAGAGACGAACGTTCCACTCGGCAAGGTCAGCGTTCTCCTTCTCAAGACCAGCAGCAGCTCCCCTGCTCCCAAAAAGCCCGGGTCCCAGGGCCCCTTCTGCTTCCTCAGAGCCACCCAGTCCCTGGACCCCAGTGCCCTGCGGACTCACTCTCTCTGCCGCAAACATGGCGTCACTCTCCTTGAACTCGGGGAAGACGTGTCCTGGAGAGAGGAGGCCACTGTCATGGCCAAGGGCCACCCTGCACGCGAGGCTCTCAGCCTCTCCGGTCCTCGCCCACCTGCCCTGAGGCTTTCAGGAGCTGTGTCCTGGCTCTCGGTATCTGCCTCCCCAACGCCTCCCCTCCGGGCTGGCGCCTGCTGTGCCCTCAACAGCCAGTCAGCTCCACACTGGCCGAACCTGAGGCCCCAGTGGGACGCAGGCCGCGGCCTCCTCCTGCTGGTTCGTCCTCACACTCAGGTCTGGTACTCTTGCCACCTGCTCTCCAGACCTCCCCCGACCATGCGTCCTAGCCACCCCCATCCTCCTCTGGGGAGCCAGGTCCCCCTCTCGGAACCCAGCTCCTCCGTCAACTCACCACTGCACTGCCCGACCCCTGCCCTGATGGGGCATGAGGCCCAGAAAGCAGGGGCTCAGGTGCCCAGGGCTGCACTGAGGCCACCGCTGCTCCCACGGAGAGGAGCAGCCCCCAGCCTGGGTGGGGTGGACACAGCCTCCCTTGGGCCCGCCTGGTGCAGGGTGCATCCTGAGCCTGGGACTGGaccctcctgcccagcctccccgCTCACCTTCCACCTTCATGATTTGGTACGTGTCCTGGACCACCTTGTACTTGGGTTCATTCCGGAAGGCGTGTGCCCAGGCCTGGATCAAGTACAGGATCTTGTTTCGGACATTTACTTCTACCtgcctctgcagagagaggagagagaagggggggaAGGGGGGCCTTGGAGGATGCAGGTACCAGAGACATCTCAGTACGGGGAGGCGGCTGGAAGACCCCACTACTCTGACATACGGGGCTGGCAGAGGTGAGCACTGGGGCCATGGACTGACCATCCTCCCTAAACACAGGCCTTCTCCAGGGCACCCTGTCTCTAAGGACAGATCCACTGTACCTGTCTGTCCGCGCAGGGCCTGAACTTGTCTCTAACTGCTGGCAGAAGCCAGGGGTCCCGGAAGAGACGGCTTTCCAACCTAATTTCTGCTGTACTAGAACTACCTGCTCTCTCAACCCCGCCCAGGACTCCATCCAACCACCTCGGGAGCCCTTCAGCCTAAAACCCACTCTGGTGCCACTAATGGCCACCTCGAACAGGCAGAGCCAGCCAGGCTGAGGGAGCAAACGCCCAgctggccagccctgccctccaggcacaGCCACCCCAGGCACGTGGTGGGGGCGGCAGCTCCAAAAAGTTCCCCACATACAAAGCCATCACCTCAGCAGGTTAAAGCGCAGCTAATCACATTTCTAAGCCTCTCTTGGGGACGCCGTCCACACTCGGCGCTCAGGATGGCGGACTGAGAAAGCTGCTTTGTGGAGACACCGACTGCAGCTCACGCACCCGGCTTGCCCCTCTTCCCTGTAATCCGTGTCAGGTCAGTGGACCCCCTTCCTGCGGCAGCTCTGCTTCTCCAAGGGCCGCAGCCACACGCAGCACGAACAGGGCACAACTGTGCCCAATGGGGAGGGCAGGTCCCAATTCCTCCACCAAGGTCACCAGTCAGGGCCTCGGAGAAGCCCCACTGTCAGCTCAGCCCCAGACAGACTCCTGGCCACGAGACCCGAGGGCACCCGATGGCAGCAGAGACAGTTGCCCACCCTGGCAGCCTCATGTCCATGGGGAGCCCTTCACTTCCAAGGATGGCTGCACTGCCCAACTCTGCATCACACAACCTCCCAGTGTCAGCACCCACGTCATAATCCCTGCAGGCAGGCAGCGAACTTGACCCCCCTGGGTGAGCCCTTGGGGCCCTGGAGGACTTTCTCTCCTTGGCCTGGGCAGGTGTGAAACCCACTGCCCCAGCGTCCCTGCTCTGCTGCACCCCCAACTCTTCCGCCACAAGCACACTGGACTTGTGTGCCTTCCTGCTCAGGGGCCTTCCCAAACCCTTTGGAGCCCCCAAGGCCTCCACTGGCATCTCCTGTCCGCGGCCACATGCCAAGACTACTTCCCCACCTTCTCTGCTGCTCAGTGAGCATCCTCTGCccttcaaaactcagctcctgCCTCCAAGAAACCTTCCTAACCTCGCAGGAGGAGTGGGGTCTCCTCTGCACCCCTTGGAAGAGCCCCAGCTGGCTTCCCGTAAGGCTTGACCTCATCAGGCAGGTGCCATGGACATTCCTCTtccactgtgcctggcactgtgcctgCCACGCAACCCCCGAGAAGCCCATGTGCGGGTTGGCACACCCCAGGTCAGGCCTCTCCGGTCCCTGCAGGGTGCTCACCTTCAGCAGCTCCTTCAGCTCCTCCATGGTCTGCTTGTTGGCCACCTCGTCGTGGACCGTCTGGCCACAGTTCTTCACCACAGACTCCATGACCTGCAGAACCCAGCGAGAAGGTGGGCCTCGACAGGGCCTTCAGGCCACCCAGCCGGACGGGAAAGCCCACAGGCAGCCTCCGGGGAAGGCCCAGCCAGGGTACTTGCGGCCCTTCTAACTCCACGTTTTATAACCAACGACAGACAATGGAGTCAGCCTCGGGGCCTGCGTGCAGCAGCCTCGCCCTCATCCCGGCGCTCCACCGGGGCTGCCCTCACCCCCCGGTGCCTCCACTGCTGGCAGTCCACCCAGCCCTGACATCCCCATGGTTGACGAAAGGAGTCTGGTTACCTCCAGGGCGTACAGGGCCACGTGGGGGTTCTTGTCGTTGACTTTCTTCTTGATGGAACTCACGGCATATTTGGCTCTGACAGGAAAGAGCCACagcaaaagcagaaacagaaagggagagagaacacagTCTCTGAGACTCAGAAAAAGCCCAGCCGCCATCCGGTCCTTGAGACCTCAGGCAGTCGTGCAGGTGACCACACGCTTCCAAGCTGCACAGAAGTCCTTTAATAACCCCAAGATCTCGAAGACCCCAGCGTGCAGACCACACAGTCGTCCAGCCCTCGGGAGGTGAGCGGGCACTCACTGTGTGTCCCCCTGGCGGATCAGATCGCAGATCTGGAGGATGGACTCCCAGTCAGTCTCCAGAAGAAGCTGGCTGGTCGCTTTGTCTAAGGCAAAAACGCACTTGTTATGGGGGCTCATCCTGCTCTGTGACTCCCTAGGTGGCCCCCCAGCTCAGTGACAGGCAGGAGGGACTGCCTCCTTCCCATGTTAGACATTTAGATCAAATGGAAAACCACTTAAAAATCTTCCTGTCTCATGGCAATAACCACAAGGGTGCGATCCtccccaaaatggaaacagataacttggaaaacaagaacagaaaatgCCTACCACATACTTGTCACAAACCAAATGCTGTTTCGAACACTTTATGTGaactcatttaacccttacaGAACCTTACGAATCAGTCGCTATTTCTACTTTCTTACAGACAAAATGACACAGAGAGGGGAAGAtgctgcctgaagtcacacagctcgCTGCGGACAGAGTCCAGGTTCAACACTGTACTCAGATGCCTCTTCGCAAAAAGAGCTCTGCTGCCCTATCCCTCAGAGCCCCTGGTTTTTCCGAGGTTTAGCCTACCTAACTAGCCCACAGCTGGGGCATGGCTGGAGAGAGATGCAGTGTGGACCCCAGCCCTCTGCTTCAAATGTTTTGTGGGGTGAAGACAGGATGGACCTGCCAAGGAGAGTTCTCCAGCCAACCCCTCTCCTCTGTGTCAGACAGATGTGCTGTGAGGCGCTGCTgctccagcccagccagcaccACCTCCCCTCGAGTCCTACAAATGATCGGTATTGATCTGGCAGTAACTTCTGGGTGGACCACCAAAGGGCTGAACCACCCCATAAGCTGAGTTCCTCAGCCTGCATGTTCCACTGAGGTCTCCTCCAAAACCACATTCAAGGAAAAAGGAGGGTGGGCTCAGGCAGACCAGGGAAGCACCCACAGCGCCTGTCCCAAACACAGAGCACACACAGTTTCATCGAGGGTGGGGGATTTGCCCATGAacattccttttccttcctaaaaCCTGcgacctctcagagcctcagaagGATCAGCTACCCACCCCAACGCAGGGAACGCCTTCCTAAGCCCCAGACGCTTCCTGGAGCCAAACAGGGACCCACGGCGCTAGTCTGGCTCCCCAGGGAAGCAGCGCCCCAAAAGGCCTGGCAGGCCCCAGAAAGGACACTGCTGGCTCCACCCTTCGGGACCCCATGTCTGGGTCAGAACTCCCAGATCCCACGCAACCTAGGCTTTCCTAGAGCGAGAGGGCCTATTGAGGTTTCACTGTTTGCCTGAGTCACCCGGTTCCGTGACTCAGGACGTGAGGCCCGCTCGGTCGGACGCTGCCGGTCGTTCCCCCGGGGCTCCTGGTCGGTCTCCTGCGCGACCCTCACGCCCTCGGGCCGGCGCCAGGCCCGCGCCCCGGACCGCCGTGCCCTGCGTCGCCGGCGCGCCCGCCCAGGGCCCGGGGCGCGCGGCGGCCACCCCGGGGCGCGGGGGCCGGGAGGCTTTCCCACGGGGGTCGCGGGGGCCGCGTTACCTAGGAGACGCTCGAAGGTGCCGCTGCCGCGCCCCATGGCGACCCGGACCCCGATCCGACGCCGCGGCGGTCCCTGCTGCGAGCCGGCGCGCCCCCGACTTCCGCTTCCGCCTCCCCCTCGGGCGCGCGCCCGCGTACGTCTCCGGGCGGGTCCGTGTGCTGCTGGGCGCCAGTTGGGCCGCGCCTGCTGAGTTGATAAGAGCCATGAACCAATGAGAAGGCAGGAGGTGAGACCTATCCAATGAGAGCGGGGCTGAGGGCGGGCCTTGCGTCGTCGCGCCGCCTAGATACGGGTGTCGGGTGAAGCCGGGAGCGGTGATGTGTCTCCTGCTCGGGGCCACGGGTGTCGGCAAGACGCTGTTGGTGAAACGCCTGCAGACTATCCTTCCGCGCCAGGCTGGCGGGATAGGGGCTGGGGGACTCCGGGGGTACGGGGGCGCTGGTGGTGAGCGGGGCAGGGGCCGCCCGGGGCTGGAAGCGTCGGGGCCACGGTCCACCTGGGGCGGGGGACGCCC
The sequence above is a segment of the Camelus ferus isolate YT-003-E chromosome 16, BCGSAC_Cfer_1.0, whole genome shotgun sequence genome. Coding sequences within it:
- the HGS gene encoding hepatocyte growth factor-regulated tyrosine kinase substrate; translated protein: MGRGSGTFERLLDKATSQLLLETDWESILQICDLIRQGDTQAKYAVSSIKKKVNDKNPHVALYALEVMESVVKNCGQTVHDEVANKQTMEELKELLKRQVEVNVRNKILYLIQAWAHAFRNEPKYKVVQDTYQIMKVEGHVFPEFKESDAMFAAERAPDWVDAEECHRCRVQFGVVTRKHHCRACGQIFCGKCSSKYSTIPKFGIEKEVRVCEPCYEQLNKKAEGKAASSTELPPEYLTSPLSQQSQLPPKRDETALQEEEELQLALALSQSEAEEKERMRQKSAYTAYPKAEPAPVASSAPPASSLYSSPVNSSAPLAEDIDPELARYLNRNYWEKKQEEARRSPTPSAPVPLTEPTVQPTEGLSGPASVETPLPEMDPQPVTPAGGSFSEYQNGESEESHAQFLKALQNAVTTFVNRMKSNHVRGRSITNDSAVLSLFQSINGMHPQLLELLNQLDERRLYYEGLQDKLAQIRDARGALSALREEHREKLRRAAEEAERQRQIQLAQKLEIMRQKKQEYLEVQRQLAIQRLQEQEKERQMRLEQQKQTIQMRAQMPAFSLPYAQLQAMPAAGGVLYQPSGPASFAGTFSPAGSVEGSPMHAMYMSQAAPAAGSPYASMPGATADPSMVSAYMYPAGAAGTQAAPQGPPGPTASPAYSSYQPTPTQGYQNVASQAPQSLPAISQPPQSGTMGYMGSQSVSMGYQPYSMQNLMTTLPSQDASLPPPQQPYISGQQPMYQQMAPSSGPPQQQPPVAQQPPAQGPPVQGSEAQLISFD